The following are from one region of the Salvia hispanica cultivar TCC Black 2014 chromosome 1, UniMelb_Shisp_WGS_1.0, whole genome shotgun sequence genome:
- the LOC125199687 gene encoding secreted RxLR effector protein 161-like yields the protein MALVAHFNLELHQMDVKTSFLNGDITETIYMVQPENFVSGDPKKMVYLDYHKRATSITPVAKGDKFSLNQCPENELAKKEMKLLPYASAVGSLMYAQVCTRPDIAFIVGMLGRYLSNPGMDHWKAVKRVLRYMQRTKDYMLTYRKSDQLEIIGYSDSDFAGCQDSRRSTSGYVFMLAGGAIS from the exons ATGGCACTAGTagctcattttaatttggagCTACATCAGATGGATGTAAAGACATCGTTTCTTAATGGCGACATTACAGAAACGATTTATATGGTACAACCTGAAAACTTTGTGTCCGGTGACCCAAAGAAGATG GTGTACTTGGATTATCACAAAAGAGCTACATCGATAACCCCTGTGGCTAAAGGTGATAAATTCAGTTTGAATCAATGTCCCGAAAATGAGCTtgctaaaaaggaaatgaaattACTTCCCTATGCATCGGCTGTGGGAAGTCTTATGTATGCACAAGTATGCACGCGTCCGGATATTGCGTTCATAGTGGGCATGCTAGGCAGATACTTGAGTAATCCCGGTATGGATCATTGGAAAGCAGTCAAACGTGTTTTGCGGTATATGCAAAGAACAAAGGATTATATGCTCACTTATAGGAAATCGGATCAGCTTGAGATCATTGGGTATTCTGATTCGGATTTCGCGGGATGCCAAGATAGTCGTAGATCCACGTCAGGTTATGTCTTTATGCTCGCCGGAGGGGCTATATCTTGA
- the LOC125208351 gene encoding uncharacterized protein At2g23090-like — MGGGNGQKAKMARERNMEKLKGQKGSQLETNKKAMTIQCKVCMQTFICTTSEVKCREHAEAKHPKADVYTCFPHLKK, encoded by the exons ATGGGCGGAGGCAATGGCCAGAAGGCAAAGATggctagagagagaaacatgGAGAAGCTCAAAGGCCAGAAAG GAAGTCAGCTTGAAACCAACAAGAAGGCTATGACCATCCag TGCAAGGTTTGTATGCAAACTTTCATTTGCACTACTTCGGAGGTGAAATGCAGGGAACACGCTGAGGCAAAGCACCCGAAGGCTGATGTCTACACTTGTTTCCCCCACCTAAAGAAGTGA
- the LOC125199696 gene encoding glycine-rich protein DOT1, with the protein MEAHNVVSWWLVLMVVILSCGYGGVQADRAGIFPASGAGKKGIQMSEGVGLDVDLTAGGGRGYGPGRGYGGGRGGGGGGGFGNGGGGGFGNGGGGGFGNGGGGGFGNGGGGGFGNGGGGGSGMGNGGGGGSGGGGGFGSGGGDGWSNGGGGGSGSGMGGYGGGGGSGYGDGGGGGGGSG; encoded by the exons ATGGAAGCGCATAATGTTGTTTCGTGGTGGCTTGTTTTGATGGTTGTGATCTTGTCTTGTGGCTACGGCGGTGTCCAAGCTGATAGGGCGGGGATTTTTCCGGCTTCGGGCGCCGGAAAAAAAGGGATACAAATGTCTGAAGGTGTTGGTCTGGATGTGGACTTGACGGCTGGTGGAGGCCGAGGCTATGGTCCTGGGCGGGGTTATGGCGGAGGCCgtggaggcggcggcggcggtgggtTTGGCaatggcggcggcggagggttTGGCAATGGTGGCGGCGGAGGGTTTGGAaatggcggcggcggagggttTGGTAATGGAGGCGGCGGAGGGTTTGGCaatggcggcggtggtgggaGTGGGATGGGtaatggtggtggtggcggcagcggtggtggtggtggattTGGTTCTGGCGGCGGCGATGGATGGAGCAACGGGGGCGGGGGTGGTTCTGGTTCCGGGATGGGAGGAtatggcggtggcggtgggtCGGGGTATGGTGAcggtggtggcggtggtggtgggtCGGG ATAA
- the LOC125200553 gene encoding subtilisin-like protease SBT1.7, with translation MSVLGVLSLLTFLFLCHSSVDAKILHQQMKKTFIVHMDKSSVPASFDDHLQWYDSSLKAVSQTANKLYTYDNVVHGYSARLTVEEARLLEGQPGVLLVQEDKKYEVHTTRSPEFLGILNNQESFPDSGTSSDVIIGVLDTGVWPESSSFDDKEVGPLPPGWKGACEASKTFSSSSCNRKLIGARFFSQGYEAAYGPVDESTESRSPRDDDGHGTHTSTTAAGSTVVGASLFGYAAGTARGMARHARVAAYKVCWLGGCLSSDILMAMEKAIEDGVHILSLSLGGSLNDYFQDPVAIGAFAATSKGILVSCSAGNGGPSRGSLSNVAPWITTVGAGTMDRQFPSYITLGNGKKITGESLYSGKGLTGSLIPLVYAGNISKASNGNLCMKGGLIPEKAKGKIVVCDRGQNPRAQKGLAVKEAGGVGMILANTDTFGEELVADAHFIPTAAVGQGPGEEIKKYTFSDPNPSAIVESGTTQLGVQPSPVVAAFSSRGPNLITPDILKPDLIAPGVNILAGWTGKVGPTGLPEDTRHVNFNIVSGTSMSCPHISGLAALVKAAHPEWSPAAIRSALMTTAYSTYKNGERIKDIATGKPSTPFDYGAGHVDPISALDPGLVYDTTTNNYIDFLCAIGYSSSMIKLIAKQEHQCKEGVKYSVADLNYPSFAVPFETASGPRGGSSAPTVVKYTRTLTNVGGPSTYKVSVSQETNSAKIQVQPSVLSFSTPNEKKTYTVTFAATSMPSGTSSFAHLEWSDGKHTVGSPIVFSWT, from the coding sequence ATGTCCGTGCTTGGAGTTCTTTCGCTCCTGACATTTCTGTTTCTTTGCCACTCATCTGTTGATGCGAAGATTTTGCATCAGCAGATGAAGAAGACGTTCATAGTTCACATGGACAAGTCGAGCGTGCCAGCAAGCTTTGACGATCACCTGCAGTGGTATGACTCTTCTTTGAAGGCAGTATCACAAACTGCCAACAAGCTCTACACCTACGACAATGTTGTCCATGGATATTCAGCGCGCCTGACAGTTGAGGAAGCTCGGTTGCTTGAAGGGCAACCGGGAGTCCTCTTGGTTCAAGAGGATAAGAAATATGAAGTCCACACCACCAGATCACCGGAGTTCCTTGGAATCCTCAACAATCAGGAATCCTTCCCTGATTCTGGCACATCAAGTGATGTGATCATTGGTGTGTTAGACACAGGCGTTTGGCCTGAATCAAGTAGCTTCGATGATAAGGAAGTAGGCCCACTCCCTCCAGGCTGGAAGGGAGCATGTGAAGCAAGCAAAACCTTCAGTTCATCCAGCTGCAACCGCAAACTGATTGGCGCAAGGTTCTTCTCACAAGGTTATGAAGCAGCATATGGGCCGGTTGACGAGTCTACAGAATCCAGGTCCCCCAGGGATGACGATGGCCATGGAACACACACATCGACCACAGCAGCTGGATCGACTGTGGTTGGAGCGAGTCTCTTTGGTTATGCTGCAGGGACAGCACGTGGGATGGCCAGGCATGCCAGAGTGGCAGCATACAAAGTCTGCTGGCTGGGAGGATGTCTCAGCAGCGACATACTAATGGCGATGGAGAAGGCAATTGAAGACGGCGTGCACATTCTATCGCTGTCACTGGGTGGATCACTTAATGATTACTTCCAAGACCCTGTTGCAATTGGAGCGTTTGCAGCAACGTCTAAAGGAATTCTTGTATCATGCTCAGCCGGGAATGGAGGGCCGAGTCGAGGTAGCTTGTCTAATGTCGCGCCATGGATAACTACAGTGGGGGCTGGTACAATGGATAGGCAATTCCCATCATATATTACCCTTggaaatggtaaaaaaataacaGGGGAATCACTCTACAGTGGGAAGGGCTTAACTGGCTCCTTAATTCCATTGGTTTATGCTGGCAATATCAGTAAAGCATCCAATGGTAATCTATGCATGAAAGGAGGCTTAATCCCAGAAAAGGCCAAGGGGAAGATTGTGGTGTGCGACCGAGGGCAGAATCCAAGGGCACAAAAAGGCCTGGCAGTCAAAGAGGCAGGTGGGGTCGGGATGATCCTAGCAAACACAGATACCTTTGGAGAAGAGCTGGTTGCTGATGCCCATTTCATACCCACAGCAGCTGTAGGCCAGGGTCCCGGTGAGGAGATAAAGAAGTACACCTTTTCAGACCCTAATCCAAGTGCCATTGTCGAATCTGGAACCACCCAGCTCGGAGTCCAACCATCACCTGTCGTGGCAGCATTCAGTTCAAGAGGTCCAAATCTAATCACTCCTGATATACTGAAACCTGATTTGATAGCACCAGGTGTGAACATACTCGCTGGTTGGACCGGAAAAGTTGGTCCTACAGGATTGCCTGAAGACACCCGGCACGTGAACTTCAACATAGTTTCTGGGACATCCATGTCCTGCCCTCACATAAGTGGATTAGCAGCACTTGTTAAGGCTGCACATCCTGAATGGAGCCCTGCAGCTATAAGGTCAGCATTGATGACAACAGCTTACAGTACATACAAGAACGGAGAAAGAATTAAAGACATTGCAACTGGAAAGCCATCCACACCATTTGATTATGGTGCTGGGCATGTAGACCCGATATCAGCGCTAGACCCCGGTCTAGTATATGATACCACAACCAACAACTATATAGACTTTCTTTGTGCAATAGGATACAGTTCAAGTATGATAAAGCTCATTGCAAAGCAAGAGCATCAGTGCAAGGAGGGCGTGAAATACAGCGTAGCAGATCTTAACTACCCATCTTTTGCTGTTCCATTTGAGACCGCCTCAGGCCCACGAGGTGGTAGCAGCGCACCAACAGTTGTCAAATATACGAGGACCCTAACAAATGTGGGTGGTCCATCAACTTATAAGGTCTCCGTCTCTCAGGAGACAAATTCTGCCAAGATCCAGGTTCAGCCCTCAGTGCTTAGTTTCAGCACTCCAAACGAGAAGAAGACTTACACAGTGACATTTGCTGCAACTTCTATGCCCTCAGGCACAAGCAGCTTCGCACATTTGGAATGGTCAGATGGGAAACACACTGTTGGTAGCCCAATTGTGTTTAGTTGGACATAG
- the LOC125220850 gene encoding protein arginine N-methyltransferase 2: MSENREEESLCEAARSGELERVNSLIAAGADVTYFDAEGLTPLMHAAKNGFAEVVRALLDAGAPWNALTPSNLSAGDFAMDNGHQSAFDVLLNAGIQAELVLGTIARKDNGKGNPNGDYLEERVTFSEDKVMDAESKAIMMAWERPLMEAHAKAICSGGGHILNIGFGMGLVDSAVQQYSPVSHTIVEAHPEVYARMLQTGWGEKENVKIVFGRWQDVLSQLESYDGIFFDTYGEYYEDMREFHQHLPQLLKPGGIYSFFNGLCGSNPFFHVVYCQLVSLELEMLGYSTQLIPLPVKDCLGEETWEGVKHKYWQLDTYSLPVCQSLDDSDS, translated from the exons ATGTCGGAGAATCGGGAAGAAGAATCCCTCTGCGAGGCCGCGCGAAGCGGCGAGCTCGAGCGAGTGAATTCTCTGATTGCAGCTGGAGCTGATGTCACCTACTTCGACGCTGAAGGCCTCACGCCGCTGATGCACGCCGCCAAAAATGGCTTCGCCGAAGTGGTCAGAGCCCTCCTCGACGCCGGTGCGCCGTGGAACGCTCTCACCCCTTCAAATCTCTCCGCAGGAGACTTCGCCATGGATAATGGCCATCAATCCGCCTTCGATGTCCTCCTCAATGCCG GCATTCAAGCTGAATTGGTTCTCGGAACTATAGCAAGGAAAGACAATGGAAAGGGCAATCCTAATGGGGATTATTTGGAGGAGAGGGTTACATTTAGTGAGGATAAAGTAATGGACGCAGAAAGCAAGGCTATTATGATGGCTTGGGAGAGGCCGCTAATGGAAGCCCATGCTAAAGCTATTTGCTCAGGAGGTGGGCACATACTGAACATTGGGTTTGGCATGGGTCTTGTGGATAGTGCCGTACAACAATATTCACCTGTGTCACACACCATTGTTGAAGCCCATCCAGAGGTATATGCTCGTATGCTGCAGACTGGGTGGGGTGAGAAGGAGAATGTGAAGATAGTTTTTGGCCGCTGGCAAGATGTCCTTTCTCAACTGGAGTCATATGATG GGATATTCTTTGACACCTATGGGGAATATTATGAAGATATGAGAGAGTTTCACCAACATCTTCCGCAACTATTGAAGCCGGGGGGAATATATTCATTCTTCAATGGACTTTGCGGTAGTAATCCCTTCTTTCATGTTGTTTACTGTCAGTTAGTTTCGCTGGAACTCGAGATGTTGGGCTACTCCACACAGTTGATACCCTTACCGGTGAAGGATTGTTTAGGAGAAGAAACCTGGGAGGGTGTGAAACACAAATACTGGCAGCTGGATACTTATTCCCTTCCTGTTTGTCAGTCTCTAGATGACTCTGATTCATAG
- the LOC125220841 gene encoding uncharacterized protein LOC125220841, translating into MTSTFDRWEKDPFFSAAEDVQESSDRMESTYRTWIHAIKETSGSWNLDELRRDLQTTLGTTKWQLEEFGRAVRSSYSGSSSADDARDRHRSFIFAIENQIKKVETSLSGSTVRQGKPPVPWVRLDEGERDELAMFLSGQSSSSPNKLFGKHRAGPMAQGQEISREGDQQVNNECSRSSSHLVELAQVDGKGDKFSGHRRAASASADIGTWKIVVADDVLHNPSSAKPDTPHRKIPSFSGLLDTMESSMSQLNWSKNGYKKLKVTDGPQEAGVTLPRAPNLTKGITTCYEKSKSCLEGCSDYEKQWYGWYGSIHRQLQRSQYHVQYSRPVQFVFSVILILCLLVLLALRSI; encoded by the exons ATGACCTCAACCTTTGATAGATGGGAAAAAGATCCGTTTTTCTCTGCTGCAGAGGACGTTCAGGAATCTTCGGACAG GATGGAATCAACATATAGAACATGGATTCATGCGATCAAGGAGACCTCGGGTTCTTGGAATTTGGATGAGCTTCGGAGAGATCTTCAGACAACCCTTGGCACAACCAAGTGGCAG TTGGAAGAATTCGGACGTGCTGTAAGATCGAGCTACTCAGGTAGTAGCTCGGCTGATGATGCAAGGGATAGGCATCGGAGTTTCATTTTCGCAATAgagaatcaaataaaaaaagttgaaacatCTTTGAGTGGATCAACAGTACGACAAGGCAAGCCACCAGTGCCTTGGGTGCGGTTGGATGAAGGGGAACGGGACGAGCTCGCCATGTTTCTTTCAGGACAGTCATCGTCTTCCCCAAATAAACTCTTTGGAAAGCATCGTGCTGGCCCTATGGCGCAGGGGCAGGAAATTTCGCGTGAGGGTGATCAACAAGTGAATAATGAGTGTTCGCGGAGTTCATCTCATTTGGTTGAATTGGCTCAAGTAGACGGTAAGGGGGACAAGTTTTCAGGTCATCGGAGGGCAGCTAGTGCAAGTGCAGACATTGGCACATGGAAGATTGTTGTAGCTGATGATGTTCTGCACAATCCATCCAGTGCAAAGCCTGATACTCCTCACCGAAAGATACCTAGTTTTTCGGGATTGTTAGATACCATGGAATCATCCATGTCACAATTGAATTGGTCAAAGAACGGTTACAAGAAACTTAAGGTTACAGATGGGCCTCAGGAGGCTGGTGTTACATTACCTAGAGCCCCGAATTTGACTAAA GGCATTACTACGTGCTATGAGAAGAGTAAAAGTTGCCTTGAAGGTTGCAGTGATTATGAAAAACAATGGTATGGTTGGTACGGTAGTATCCATAGACAACTTCAGAGATCCCAATATCATGTGCAATATAGTCGGCCAGTCCAATTTGTTTTCTCCGTCATTCTCATACTCTGCTTACTTG TTTTATTGGCTTTGCGTTCAATCTGA